From one Nonomuraea polychroma genomic stretch:
- a CDS encoding SAM-dependent methyltransferase, producing the protein MPARLSPRLAAIVNALPLQPHSRVLEIGCGPGAAARAVAARLTTGHILAIDRSAGAIAQAEATAVAEIASGRMSVRQVAGEEFVLQPHEEPYDLVFAVRVGALDGRHPEAGQRMLQRIAMATTADARLFIDGGDPLRELPIPRS; encoded by the coding sequence ATGCCAGCACGTCTGTCGCCCCGCCTCGCCGCGATCGTGAACGCGCTTCCCCTCCAGCCGCACTCCCGCGTCCTCGAGATCGGGTGCGGGCCCGGGGCGGCCGCGCGAGCGGTCGCGGCACGCCTCACCACCGGCCACATCCTGGCCATCGACAGATCCGCCGGCGCCATCGCCCAGGCGGAAGCCACCGCGGTGGCGGAAATCGCGTCCGGTCGCATGAGCGTCCGCCAGGTCGCGGGCGAAGAGTTCGTGCTGCAGCCGCACGAAGAGCCGTACGACCTCGTGTTCGCCGTTCGCGTCGGCGCCCTCGACGGCCGGCATCCCGAGGCCGGTCAGCGGATGCTTCAGCGCATCGCCATGGCGACCACGGCAGACGCCCGGCTGTTCATCGACGGCGGCGATCCGCTTCGTGAACTCCCCATCCCGCGATCGTGA
- a CDS encoding MFS transporter — MMSVDTSPVKARAGGWSVLVLLCLAQFMLIVDITVVQVALPAIGADLTLGRESLTWVVTTYTLCFGGLMVLGGRLADAFGARRTLLAGLALFTAASLMCGLAGSGAVLIAGRGLQGVGAALLSPAALAVITTTFHSERRGRALGVWAAIGGSGAAVGVLLGGVLTAGPGWAWVFFVNVPIGLLVMAAVPAVVPATPGRRERVDVPGALVVTTATALLIYGLVTAGDAGWGSAGTLLPLAGAALLYVLFVVVERSVRSPLMRAATLARRPVISGTFVMLVATGLMLGLFFLSSLYLQHAMGFSALETGLLFLPVAIAITLGAQLGGHLIGRLGGRPVAVASFVVTAVGAVLMTRISPDANAYATLLPGFALAALGIGPAFVTATTTTMANVPPGENGVASGVISTFHELGGSIGVAVVSTVAASSLAPGSAADIGGFVAGLTLCAVTAGVAAIVSLVLVPPGKPAGAFVGHGHGHGH, encoded by the coding sequence ATGATGAGCGTCGACACGTCTCCCGTCAAGGCGCGGGCGGGCGGGTGGTCCGTGCTGGTGCTGCTCTGCCTCGCGCAGTTCATGCTGATCGTCGACATCACGGTGGTGCAGGTGGCGCTGCCGGCGATCGGGGCGGACCTCACCCTCGGCCGCGAGTCGCTGACCTGGGTGGTGACCACGTACACGCTGTGCTTCGGCGGCCTGATGGTGCTCGGCGGGCGGCTGGCCGACGCGTTCGGCGCCCGCCGGACGCTGCTGGCCGGGCTCGCCCTGTTCACGGCGGCGTCACTCATGTGCGGGCTGGCCGGGAGCGGCGCCGTGCTGATCGCGGGCCGGGGGCTGCAGGGGGTCGGCGCGGCGCTGCTCTCCCCCGCGGCGCTGGCCGTCATCACCACCACCTTCCACAGCGAGCGGCGCGGGCGGGCGCTCGGCGTCTGGGCCGCCATCGGCGGCAGCGGCGCGGCGGTCGGCGTGCTGCTCGGCGGCGTCCTGACCGCGGGCCCGGGCTGGGCCTGGGTGTTCTTCGTCAACGTGCCGATCGGGCTCCTGGTCATGGCCGCCGTGCCCGCCGTCGTACCGGCGACGCCCGGACGGCGGGAGCGGGTCGACGTGCCCGGGGCTCTGGTCGTCACCACGGCGACGGCTCTGCTCATCTACGGGCTGGTGACCGCCGGCGACGCCGGATGGGGATCGGCGGGCACGCTGCTGCCGCTGGCCGGGGCGGCGCTGCTCTACGTGCTGTTCGTGGTGGTCGAGCGGTCGGTACGATCGCCGCTCATGCGCGCCGCGACGCTCGCCAGGCGGCCGGTGATCTCGGGCACCTTCGTCATGCTGGTGGCCACGGGACTGATGCTCGGGCTGTTCTTCCTCAGCTCGCTGTACCTGCAGCACGCGATGGGGTTCAGCGCGCTGGAGACCGGGCTGCTCTTCCTGCCCGTGGCGATCGCGATCACGCTGGGCGCGCAGCTCGGCGGGCACCTCATCGGCAGGCTCGGCGGACGGCCGGTGGCGGTGGCCTCGTTCGTGGTGACGGCGGTGGGGGCGGTGCTGATGACGCGTATCTCGCCCGACGCCAACGCGTACGCCACGCTGCTGCCCGGATTCGCGCTGGCGGCTCTGGGGATCGGGCCGGCATTCGTGACGGCCACCACGACGACCATGGCGAATGTGCCTCCGGGCGAGAACGGCGTCGCATCCGGAGTCATCAGCACCTTCCACGAGCTGGGCGGATCCATCGGCGTGGCGGTCGTCTCCACGGTCGCCGCGTCAAGCCTGGCGCCCGGTTCGGCGGCGGACATCGGCGGGTTCGTCGCAGGGCTCACGCTCTGCGCGGTCACGGCCGGGGTGGCGGCGATCGTGTCGCTCGTGCTGGTCCCGCCGGGCAAGCCTGCGGGCGCGTTCGTCGGCCACGGCCACG
- a CDS encoding TetR/AcrR family transcriptional regulator — MGKTAARQPVPARRADAERNIAAILEAGTRLLSADPAASVAEIAKAAGVGRVTLYGHFPSRDALVDAVLDHTVGVADAVLEDPSIDTAPAPGAMAKLLRSSWEVLDRHRRLFVAADRVMATERIREHHDRPLRRVERLIARGQRDGDFRTDLPLSWLVTTFFSIIHSAAQEREAGRLAPEDVERVLVTTMLSLLTSGERTSETP; from the coding sequence ATGGGGAAGACCGCGGCACGACAGCCCGTACCCGCCCGGCGGGCCGACGCCGAGCGTAACATCGCCGCGATCCTCGAGGCCGGGACCCGCCTGCTCAGCGCCGACCCGGCCGCCAGCGTGGCCGAGATCGCCAAGGCCGCCGGGGTGGGCAGGGTCACGCTCTATGGGCACTTCCCCTCGCGGGACGCGCTGGTGGACGCCGTGCTCGATCACACGGTCGGCGTGGCGGACGCCGTGCTGGAGGACCCGTCGATCGACACGGCTCCGGCGCCCGGGGCCATGGCGAAGCTGCTGCGGTCGTCCTGGGAGGTCCTCGATCGCCATCGCCGGTTGTTCGTGGCCGCGGACCGGGTCATGGCGACCGAGCGGATCAGAGAGCATCACGACCGCCCGCTGCGGCGGGTGGAGCGGTTGATCGCGCGCGGGCAGCGGGACGGGGACTTCCGCACCGACCTGCCGCTGTCGTGGCTGGTGACGACCTTCTTCTCGATCATTCACAGCGCCGCCCAGGAGCGGGAGGCGGGACGGCTGGCGCCCGAGGACGTGGAACGCGTGCTGGTCACGACGATGTTGTCGCTGCTCACGTCCGGCGAACGGACATCAGAGACCCCGTAA
- a CDS encoding RNA 2'-phosphotransferase gives MQRAGDDRVGGGVEERAADDGDDLVLRAVDGDGVRDLRGHPGRVAVKSGDGKKVGAGAWRVMDERRLVRISKYLARHLRHDPQRIGITLDAHGWVPVDELLRAAAEHGFPITAAELWQVVEGNDKRRYAIEGGRIRASQGHSVPVDLDLPAVEPPEVLYHGTVTRFVEAIKKEGLRPMSRHHVHLSPDRETATRVGARRGVPVVLVVAAGKMHADGHVFRRSANGVWLADIVPPGYLLIPS, from the coding sequence GTGCAGCGGGCCGGGGACGATCGCGTGGGCGGCGGGGTCGAAGAGAGGGCCGCCGACGATGGCGACGATCTCGTGCTCCGTGCCGTCGACGGCGATGGTGTCCGGGATCTGCGCGGTCACCCCGGCAGGGTGGCGGTGAAATCAGGTGACGGGAAGAAGGTGGGCGCGGGAGCATGGCGGGTGATGGACGAGCGGCGTTTGGTGCGCATTTCGAAATATCTGGCCAGGCATCTGCGGCATGACCCGCAGCGGATCGGCATCACGCTGGACGCCCATGGGTGGGTGCCGGTCGACGAGCTGCTGCGGGCCGCCGCCGAGCACGGGTTCCCGATCACGGCGGCCGAGTTGTGGCAGGTCGTCGAGGGCAACGACAAGCGGCGCTACGCGATCGAGGGCGGCAGGATCCGGGCCAGCCAGGGGCATTCCGTGCCGGTGGATCTCGACCTGCCCGCGGTGGAGCCGCCCGAGGTGCTCTACCACGGGACCGTGACGCGGTTCGTGGAGGCGATCAAGAAGGAGGGGCTGCGGCCGATGAGCCGCCATCACGTGCATCTGTCGCCCGACCGGGAGACGGCGACGCGGGTGGGGGCGCGGCGGGGCGTTCCCGTGGTGCTGGTGGTGGCGGCCGGGAAGATGCACGCGGACGGGCACGTGTTCCGGCGCAGCGCGAACGGGGTGTGGCTGGCCGACATCGTGCCGCCCGGTTACCTGCTGATCCCGTCCTGA
- a CDS encoding NADAR family protein translates to MTDLPRSVDEAVAAEQSGRQLKYLYFWGHQPARDGGAGPGCLSQWWPVTFTEEQHTFASAEHYMMAHKAWLFGDDETATKILAAGHPGEAKKLGRTVSGFDEAVWQARRFDIVVRGNVAKFGQHADLRTFLLGTSNRVLVEASPRDRVWGIGLTAGDERAASPRTWQGLNLLGFALMAARDALQDGISR, encoded by the coding sequence ATGACCGATCTCCCCAGGAGCGTTGACGAGGCCGTCGCCGCCGAGCAGTCCGGCCGGCAGCTCAAATACCTCTACTTCTGGGGCCACCAGCCCGCCCGCGACGGCGGTGCCGGGCCTGGGTGCCTCAGCCAGTGGTGGCCGGTGACATTCACCGAGGAGCAGCACACCTTCGCCTCGGCCGAGCATTACATGATGGCCCACAAGGCGTGGCTGTTCGGTGACGACGAGACCGCGACCAAGATCCTCGCGGCCGGCCACCCCGGCGAGGCCAAGAAGCTCGGCCGGACCGTGAGCGGCTTCGACGAGGCGGTGTGGCAGGCGCGCCGCTTCGACATCGTCGTGCGCGGGAACGTCGCCAAGTTCGGCCAGCACGCCGACCTCCGCACGTTCCTGCTCGGCACGTCGAACCGGGTCCTGGTGGAGGCCAGCCCGCGCGACCGGGTGTGGGGCATCGGGCTGACAGCCGGCGACGAGCGCGCCGCCTCACCCAGGACGTGGCAGGGCCTGAACCTCCTCGGCTTCGCCCTGATGGCCGCCCGCGACGCCCTTCAGGACGGGATCAGCAGGTAA
- a CDS encoding TrkH family potassium uptake protein, producing the protein MVATAPFLARFRHPAQVVAAGFSFAIGIGTALLSLPIATAGGESAGWVTALFTAASAVCVTGLVVVDTDTHWSVFGEVVIAGLAQVGGLGIMTMATVFMLLVSGRLGLRARIATQAETKTLSMGDVRRLVLKLVVFSLVCEVITAAVLAGRFLIGYGESFGRALYLGGFHAVMAFNSAGFTLWPDSLIRFVADPWICLTIATAAIVGGLGFPVVFELARHWRHPRKWSVLTRVTVMVTVILLVVGTLVFLVTEWQNPKTLGALDDSDKLLAAFFTAVMPRSAGFNTLDISQMYPSSWLVTDLLMFIGGGSAGTAGGIKVTTFGMLAFIIWAELRGESRVNIGHRRLPEATQRQVITITVMGLMLVAFSTYVLLAMTPHGLDQVLFEVVSAFGTAGLSTGITASLGPAGHVLLTVLMFIGRIGPLTLGSALALNRRARHYELPEERVIVG; encoded by the coding sequence ATGGTGGCGACAGCGCCGTTCTTAGCGAGATTCCGGCATCCGGCCCAGGTGGTCGCCGCCGGTTTCAGCTTTGCCATCGGGATCGGCACGGCCCTGCTGTCCCTGCCGATCGCCACCGCCGGCGGCGAGTCGGCGGGCTGGGTGACGGCCTTGTTCACGGCGGCCTCGGCCGTGTGCGTGACCGGGCTGGTGGTGGTCGACACCGATACGCACTGGTCGGTGTTCGGCGAAGTGGTCATCGCCGGGCTGGCCCAGGTCGGCGGCCTGGGCATCATGACGATGGCGACGGTCTTCATGCTGCTCGTCTCGGGCCGTCTGGGGCTGCGGGCCAGGATCGCCACCCAGGCGGAGACCAAGACGCTGAGCATGGGTGACGTGCGCCGGCTCGTGCTCAAGCTGGTCGTGTTCAGCCTGGTGTGCGAGGTGATCACCGCAGCCGTGCTCGCGGGGCGTTTCCTCATCGGGTACGGCGAGTCGTTCGGACGAGCCCTCTACCTGGGCGGCTTCCACGCGGTCATGGCGTTCAACAGCGCCGGGTTCACGCTCTGGCCCGACAGCCTCATACGCTTCGTCGCCGACCCCTGGATCTGCCTCACCATCGCGACCGCGGCCATCGTCGGCGGTCTCGGCTTCCCGGTGGTGTTCGAGCTGGCCCGCCACTGGCGGCACCCTCGCAAGTGGTCGGTGCTGACCAGGGTCACCGTGATGGTGACCGTGATCCTGCTGGTGGTGGGCACGCTCGTCTTCCTGGTCACCGAGTGGCAGAATCCCAAGACGCTCGGGGCGCTCGACGACTCCGACAAGCTGCTGGCCGCGTTCTTCACCGCCGTCATGCCGCGCTCGGCCGGGTTCAACACCCTGGACATCTCCCAGATGTACCCGTCGAGCTGGCTGGTCACCGACCTGCTGATGTTCATCGGCGGCGGCAGCGCGGGCACCGCCGGCGGCATCAAGGTGACCACGTTCGGGATGCTCGCCTTCATCATCTGGGCCGAGCTGCGCGGCGAGAGCCGGGTCAACATCGGCCACCGGCGCCTGCCGGAGGCGACGCAGCGGCAGGTCATCACGATCACCGTGATGGGACTCATGCTCGTGGCCTTCTCCACCTACGTGCTGCTCGCGATGACCCCGCACGGGCTGGACCAGGTGCTGTTCGAGGTCGTCTCGGCGTTCGGCACGGCCGGATTGTCGACCGGCATCACCGCTAGCCTGGGACCCGCCGGGCACGTGCTGCTGACTGTCCTGATGTTCATCGGCCGAATCGGCCCACTCACGCTCGGGTCCGCGCTGGCGCTCAACCGGCGGGCCCGCCATTACGAACTTCCGGAGGAGCGTGTCATCGTTGGCTGA
- a CDS encoding epoxide hydrolase family protein, which produces MTNSDITPYRVEVPQTAVDDLRDRLRRTRWAPDLPGAGWERGVPTSYLRTLAEYWADGFDWRAQEAALNAYPQFITTIDGADVHFLHVRSPEPEATPLMLLHGWPGSVVEFLDLIGPLTDPVAHGGAAADAFHLVIPSLPGYGFSGPLRETGWTDGRTAAALAELMARLGYERYGVQGGDVGAFIAPLMGRLAPDNVIGVHVNGLLTFPTGDPAVMGSLTEAERGRLAGMREWQQNLGAYMQLHGTRPQTIAAALHDSPAGQLAWIVEKFKDWTDPAAKLPEDAVDRDRILTDVSIYWFTETAGSSAHTYFERFNDASAWGPVERGTVPTAAAVFPTDYSVRPLAEQVHNVVRWSEFGHGGHFAALETPGVLIGDLREFFRSLA; this is translated from the coding sequence ATGACGAACAGCGACATCACTCCCTATCGCGTCGAAGTCCCCCAGACCGCCGTCGACGACCTCCGCGACCGGCTCCGGCGTACGCGGTGGGCGCCCGACCTGCCGGGCGCCGGCTGGGAGCGCGGCGTGCCCACGAGCTACCTGCGCACCCTGGCCGAGTACTGGGCGGACGGCTTCGACTGGCGCGCCCAGGAGGCGGCGCTGAACGCGTACCCGCAGTTCATCACCACGATCGACGGCGCGGACGTGCATTTCCTGCACGTCCGCTCGCCCGAGCCGGAGGCGACCCCGCTCATGCTGCTGCACGGCTGGCCGGGCTCGGTCGTCGAGTTCCTCGACCTCATCGGCCCGCTCACCGACCCGGTCGCGCACGGCGGCGCCGCCGCCGACGCCTTCCACCTGGTGATCCCGTCGCTGCCCGGCTACGGCTTCTCCGGCCCGCTGCGCGAGACCGGCTGGACGGACGGCCGCACCGCCGCCGCGCTGGCCGAGCTGATGGCCAGGCTCGGCTACGAGCGGTACGGCGTCCAGGGCGGCGACGTCGGCGCCTTCATCGCGCCGCTGATGGGCCGGCTGGCCCCGGACAACGTCATCGGCGTGCACGTCAACGGCCTGCTCACGTTCCCGACCGGCGATCCGGCGGTCATGGGGTCGCTGACGGAGGCCGAGCGGGGGCGGCTGGCCGGGATGCGGGAGTGGCAGCAGAACCTGGGGGCGTACATGCAGCTGCACGGCACCCGCCCGCAGACCATCGCGGCCGCCCTGCACGACTCCCCCGCCGGGCAGCTGGCCTGGATCGTGGAGAAGTTCAAGGACTGGACCGACCCGGCGGCCAAGCTGCCCGAGGACGCCGTGGACCGGGACCGGATCCTCACCGACGTGAGCATCTACTGGTTCACCGAGACGGCGGGGTCGTCGGCGCACACGTACTTCGAACGGTTCAACGATGCCAGCGCGTGGGGGCCGGTGGAGCGCGGGACCGTGCCGACGGCGGCGGCCGTGTTCCCGACGGACTACTCGGTGCGGCCGCTGGCCGAGCAGGTGCACAACGTGGTGAGGTGGTCGGAGTTCGGCCACGGCGGCCACTTCGCCGCCCTGGAGACGCCCGGCGTGCTGATCGGCGACCTGCGGGAGTTCTTCCGGTCGCTCGCCTGA
- a CDS encoding helix-turn-helix transcriptional regulator — translation MLETSARLLRLLSLLQSRADWTGAELAARLEVGLRTVRRDIDRLRDLGYPVDATPGVAGGYRLGVGAALPPLLLDDEEAVAVAISLRTAATGSVAGLEEGSVRALAKLQQVLPSRLRHRVSAFQAATVPLAGAAAPAVSADLLAALAAACRDQRRIRLRYDGREGVSSREVEPHRLVHTPRRWYLLAWDVGKEDWRTFRVDRIQAPLGMPGARFTPRTPPQEDAAAYVSRAITSAPYRYQARILFHAPLEAVAPQTSAGAGRLEAVDAGTCLYVTGSNSLDELAIYIAVKGFDFEVLDPPELVPVLREVADRLRRAAG, via the coding sequence ATGTTGGAGACCTCGGCCCGGCTGCTCCGCCTGCTCTCGCTCCTCCAGTCCCGCGCCGACTGGACGGGCGCCGAGCTGGCCGCACGACTCGAGGTCGGACTGCGTACCGTGCGGCGCGACATCGACCGGCTGCGCGACCTCGGCTACCCGGTGGACGCCACCCCCGGCGTGGCCGGCGGTTACCGGCTCGGCGTGGGCGCCGCCCTGCCGCCGCTGCTCCTCGACGACGAGGAGGCCGTGGCCGTGGCGATCAGCCTGCGTACCGCCGCCACCGGCAGCGTCGCCGGGCTCGAGGAGGGCTCCGTGCGGGCGCTGGCCAAGCTGCAGCAGGTGCTGCCGTCGCGGCTGCGGCACCGGGTGAGCGCGTTCCAGGCCGCCACCGTGCCGCTGGCCGGCGCGGCGGCCCCGGCCGTGAGCGCCGACCTGCTGGCCGCCCTCGCCGCCGCCTGCCGCGACCAGCGCCGGATCCGGCTGCGGTACGACGGGCGCGAGGGCGTCTCGTCGCGCGAGGTGGAGCCGCACCGCCTGGTCCACACGCCGCGCCGCTGGTATCTGCTGGCCTGGGATGTGGGCAAGGAGGACTGGCGGACGTTCCGGGTGGACCGCATCCAGGCGCCGCTGGGGATGCCGGGGGCCCGGTTCACGCCGCGTACGCCGCCGCAGGAGGACGCGGCCGCCTACGTGTCCCGGGCCATCACCTCCGCGCCCTACCGCTACCAGGCGCGCATCCTCTTCCACGCGCCCCTGGAGGCGGTCGCGCCTCAGACCTCGGCGGGCGCCGGGCGGCTGGAGGCGGTGGACGCCGGCACGTGCCTGTACGTCACGGGGTCCAACTCCCTCGACGAGCTGGCGATCTACATCGCGGTCAAGGGCTTCGACTTCGAGGTCCTCGATCCGCCGGAGCTGGTCCCGGTCCTCCGCGAGGTCGCCGACCGGCTCCGCCGCGCCGCCGGATGA
- a CDS encoding CBS domain-containing protein yields MRARDLAVEFPTVTMDTPALEAAKLLAEQDLPGLIIVDDGRPLSILPGTQVLRLAVPAYCRDDPALARVVDEAHADLFLRKLGGKTVRECLPEQPRELPVADPKATVLELAALMARTRSPLTAVVDGDGRLIGAVTLQSLLDHALEL; encoded by the coding sequence ATGCGCGCACGCGATCTCGCCGTCGAGTTCCCGACGGTCACCATGGACACCCCGGCCCTCGAAGCCGCCAAGTTGCTGGCCGAGCAGGACCTGCCCGGTCTCATCATCGTCGACGACGGGCGGCCGCTCAGCATCCTGCCCGGCACGCAGGTGCTGCGGCTGGCGGTCCCGGCGTACTGCCGGGACGACCCCGCGCTGGCGCGGGTGGTGGACGAGGCCCATGCCGACCTGTTCCTGCGCAAGCTCGGCGGCAAGACCGTCCGCGAGTGCCTGCCCGAGCAGCCCCGGGAGTTGCCGGTGGCCGACCCGAAGGCGACCGTGCTGGAGCTGGCGGCGCTCATGGCCCGCACTCGCAGCCCGCTGACCGCCGTGGTCGACGGCGACGGGCGGCTCATAGGAGCGGTCACGCTGCAGTCGCTGCTGGACCACGCGCTGGAGCTCTGA
- a CDS encoding potassium channel family protein codes for MAEQTSNPVVVIGLGRFGTSLALELTRRGTEVLAIDNRPKITQALAGQITQIATADATDMEALRQLGVPDFYRAVVAIGGDIEASILATSLLAELEINDIWAKAISIQHGRILSRIGAHHVVFPEHDMGERVAHLVSGRMLDYMQVDENFALAKTKPPKDYVGVPLGESNLRRKYGVTIVAVKAPGEEFTYADAETELSYGDVILVSGRTEQVERFAELP; via the coding sequence TTGGCTGAGCAAACGAGCAACCCGGTGGTGGTCATCGGGCTGGGCCGGTTCGGCACTTCGCTGGCGCTGGAGCTGACCCGGCGCGGCACCGAGGTCCTCGCGATCGACAACCGGCCCAAGATCACCCAGGCGCTGGCGGGGCAGATCACCCAGATCGCGACCGCGGACGCCACCGACATGGAGGCGCTGCGGCAGCTGGGCGTGCCGGATTTCTACCGGGCCGTGGTGGCCATCGGCGGCGACATCGAGGCCAGCATCCTGGCCACGTCGTTGCTGGCCGAGCTGGAGATCAACGACATCTGGGCCAAGGCGATCAGCATCCAGCACGGCCGCATCCTGAGCCGCATCGGTGCCCACCACGTCGTCTTCCCCGAGCACGACATGGGCGAGCGGGTGGCGCACCTGGTCAGTGGGCGCATGCTCGACTACATGCAGGTGGACGAGAACTTCGCGCTGGCCAAGACCAAACCGCCCAAAGACTACGTCGGCGTGCCGCTCGGGGAATCGAATCTGCGCCGCAAGTACGGCGTCACGATCGTCGCGGTCAAGGCGCCGGGTGAGGAGTTCACGTACGCCGACGCCGAGACCGAGTTGTCCTACGGCGACGTCATCCTGGTCTCCGGGCGTACCGAGCAGGTCGAGCGCTTCGCGGAGCTCCCCTGA
- a CDS encoding ADP-ribosylglycohydrolase family protein has protein sequence MRAMSADPLIRATSSLYGLLVGDALGSQFFVPANRPALDGRTLPPRPWQWTDDTEMACSIYRVLADHGRVDQDPLAGSFATHHDFDRGYGPATNRLLRLVREGGDWRELAAGLFDGKGSWGNGAAMRVAPLGAWFAGDLPRAAAQARLSAQVTHTHPEAAAGAIAVAVAAAVAAAEPGVSPGRFVDQVLEHTPSGLVRDGIAAARRLLTVRDPSLAAYELGNGRDVSAHDTVPFTIWAAARHLGDFESAFWTTAAAGGDVDTTCAIVGGITGAGVGPPPDWVRRCEPPPSWAKVPDYRRGNVRA, from the coding sequence ATGCGAGCAATGTCAGCCGATCCCTTGATAAGAGCGACATCCTCCCTGTACGGCCTGCTCGTCGGGGACGCGCTCGGCTCGCAGTTCTTCGTTCCCGCCAACCGCCCGGCCCTCGACGGCCGCACCCTGCCGCCCCGCCCGTGGCAGTGGACCGACGACACCGAGATGGCCTGCTCGATCTACCGCGTCCTGGCCGACCACGGCCGCGTCGACCAGGATCCGCTGGCCGGGAGCTTCGCCACCCACCACGACTTCGACCGCGGCTACGGCCCCGCCACCAACCGGCTGCTCCGGCTCGTACGGGAAGGCGGCGACTGGCGCGAGCTGGCCGCCGGGCTGTTCGACGGAAAGGGCTCCTGGGGCAACGGCGCGGCCATGCGGGTCGCGCCGCTCGGCGCGTGGTTCGCCGGCGATCTGCCGCGGGCGGCGGCCCAGGCGAGGCTGTCGGCACAGGTCACGCACACGCATCCGGAGGCGGCGGCCGGCGCGATAGCGGTGGCGGTGGCCGCCGCCGTCGCCGCGGCCGAGCCGGGGGTGAGCCCTGGGCGGTTCGTCGACCAGGTGCTCGAACACACGCCGTCCGGCCTGGTGCGCGACGGCATCGCCGCCGCCCGGCGGCTGCTGACCGTGCGCGACCCGTCGCTCGCCGCCTACGAGCTGGGCAACGGCCGCGACGTCTCAGCCCATGACACCGTCCCGTTCACGATCTGGGCAGCTGCCCGGCACCTCGGGGATTTCGAGTCGGCCTTCTGGACCACGGCCGCGGCGGGCGGCGACGTCGACACCACCTGCGCGATCGTGGGCGGCATCACCGGAGCGGGCGTGGGCCCGCCACCGGACTGGGTCCGCCGGTGCGAACCGCCCCCGAGCTGGGCGAAGGTGCCGGACTACCGGCGGGGGAACGTCCGGGCGTAG